In one Methanobrevibacter arboriphilus genomic region, the following are encoded:
- a CDS encoding tetratricopeptide repeat protein: protein MFSDIILKRNSEKARKYRDSGEYDKALEIYLRLIGKNHDLLNNYFNIGVLFSDKQDFDKALYYFDKALSLDTNNIHVLVQKGLVFYGMKKFDDALSVFNKVLKIDPENQYALMNKGLVFLEICKFNEALNLFEKCLDNDPENYSLWLFKAHALNGLNHFKEALESLNISLKFYPKNMSALLKKGIILDRVGCYDEALDVYYKCLKLDSKHVGVLNNVGEVYYHKKEYNKALEYYDKALTLESENAIILFNMARVSSDLKNYDESLKYYDKALKLNPNDEYSLKGREEVLKKIKNNN from the coding sequence ATGTTTTCAGATATTATTTTAAAAAGAAATTCTGAAAAAGCTAGGAAGTATAGGGATTCTGGCGAGTATGATAAGGCGTTAGAGATATATTTAAGATTAATTGGAAAAAATCATGATTTATTAAATAATTATTTTAATATTGGTGTGCTTTTTTCCGATAAACAGGATTTTGATAAAGCTCTTTATTATTTTGATAAAGCTTTGTCTTTAGATACGAATAATATTCATGTTTTGGTTCAAAAAGGATTGGTTTTTTATGGTATGAAAAAATTTGATGATGCATTAAGTGTTTTTAATAAAGTTTTGAAAATTGATCCAGAAAATCAATATGCATTAATGAATAAAGGATTGGTTTTTCTAGAAATATGTAAATTTAATGAGGCTTTAAATTTGTTCGAAAAATGTTTGGATAATGATCCTGAAAATTATTCTTTATGGCTTTTTAAAGCACACGCATTGAATGGTTTAAACCATTTTAAAGAAGCATTGGAATCATTAAACATCTCTTTGAAATTTTATCCGAAAAATATGAGTGCATTATTGAAAAAAGGAATAATTTTGGATAGAGTGGGTTGTTATGATGAGGCTTTGGATGTTTATTATAAATGTTTAAAATTAGATTCGAAGCATGTTGGTGTTCTTAATAATGTTGGTGAGGTTTATTATCATAAAAAGGAATATAATAAAGCTTTAGAGTATTATGATAAAGCATTAACTCTAGAATCAGAAAATGCTATTATATTATTTAATATGGCTAGAGTATCATCTGACTTAAAAAATTATGATGAATCTTTAAAATATTATGATAAAGCTTTAAAATTGAATCCTAATGATGAATATTCTTTAAAAGGTCGTGAAGAAGTTTTAAAAAAGATTAAAAATAATAATTAA
- a CDS encoding putative glycoside hydrolase — protein MYKNTSSFLLRSSDVKNKSFSLNNIFKIFLVSFLILALFLSLNSVFNSENHDDFDFSQGIIDLKNNHFKNSPFIVDSEIIGDNKVLNTSNENSHSKGVNTVHAASKVSPSSKAKLSSLGSPKTVSQKGVLKSSKNLKNYVSKNKKLPKYVTVEGYRYSVPEFTYLMTKTVEYQKKKVNSRVTVKYNVKNPTKPSGKTIKSKISLSNYYKYSLKTSNYINKYKKVPNYITTNKGSKIQYQTAVYMFSSILRYDYYYKKLPKSVNIKISSSNKINKYIPNYVRNSKTKSVPNKNAIWIQSRDFYNVNLNKLAESGIGNVFLHEVAISQYGKSTVINWAKNAASKGIKTHLWIQCFYANGKWINPVDTSKKTYNTAQFNKILSKIKTYSRMDYIGGIHLDYLRYPGNAYKYNYSNGVTGEKAITKFVSQAKTQVNKYNPNILLSAAVMPETSSNAYYYGQNIPKMGKYLDIITPMIYKGNYDKPSSWITSTTKWFVKNSGGARIWSGLQTYVSDNNINPLSINALSKDSKASLSGGADGIGLFRWGLTKFFNFLSVY, from the coding sequence ATGTATAAAAATACTTCTAGTTTTTTATTAAGAAGTTCTGATGTTAAAAATAAATCTTTTAGCTTAAATAATATCTTTAAGATTTTTTTAGTTTCTTTTCTGATTTTAGCTCTCTTTTTATCATTAAATTCAGTATTTAATTCAGAAAATCATGATGATTTTGATTTTTCTCAAGGAATTATTGATCTTAAAAATAATCATTTTAAAAATAGTCCTTTTATTGTAGATAGTGAAATTATTGGAGATAATAAAGTATTAAATACAAGTAATGAAAATTCTCATTCAAAAGGTGTTAATACAGTTCATGCTGCTTCTAAAGTCTCTCCAAGTTCTAAGGCAAAACTTAGTTCTTTAGGGTCTCCTAAAACAGTTTCTCAAAAAGGTGTTCTAAAATCATCTAAAAATCTTAAGAATTATGTTTCAAAAAATAAGAAATTACCTAAATATGTAACTGTTGAAGGATATAGATACTCTGTTCCAGAGTTTACTTATTTAATGACAAAAACAGTTGAATATCAAAAGAAAAAGGTTAATTCTCGTGTTACTGTAAAATATAATGTTAAAAACCCAACGAAACCTTCTGGTAAGACTATTAAATCTAAAATTTCTTTATCAAATTACTATAAATATAGTTTAAAGACAAGTAACTATATCAATAAGTATAAAAAAGTTCCAAATTATATTACTACTAATAAAGGTAGTAAAATCCAGTATCAGACAGCTGTTTATATGTTTTCATCGATCTTAAGATATGATTATTATTATAAAAAGCTTCCTAAATCTGTAAATATAAAGATTAGTAGCTCTAATAAAATAAATAAATATATTCCTAATTATGTTAGAAACTCTAAAACAAAAAGTGTTCCTAATAAAAATGCTATTTGGATACAAAGTAGGGATTTTTATAATGTTAATTTAAATAAGTTAGCTGAGTCAGGAATAGGTAATGTTTTCTTACATGAAGTAGCTATATCTCAATATGGAAAATCAACTGTTATTAACTGGGCTAAAAATGCAGCTAGTAAAGGAATAAAGACTCATTTATGGATTCAATGTTTTTATGCAAATGGTAAATGGATAAATCCTGTTGACACTAGTAAAAAAACTTATAATACTGCTCAATTTAATAAGATTTTATCTAAAATAAAAACTTACTCTCGCATGGATTATATTGGAGGAATACATTTAGATTATCTTAGATATCCTGGAAATGCTTATAAATATAATTATTCTAATGGAGTTACTGGTGAAAAGGCCATTACTAAATTTGTAAGTCAAGCTAAAACACAAGTTAATAAATATAATCCAAACATTCTTCTTTCAGCGGCTGTAATGCCTGAAACTTCATCTAATGCTTATTATTATGGTCAAAACATTCCTAAAATGGGCAAATATTTGGATATTATAACTCCAATGATTTATAAGGGTAATTATGACAAGCCTAGCAGTTGGATAACTTCTACTACTAAATGGTTTGTTAAAAATTCTGGTGGAGCTCGTATTTGGAGTGGTTTACAGACTTATGTAAGTGATAATAACATTAATCCGTTATCTATTAATGCATTATCTAAAGATTCTAAAGCTTCTTTAAGTGGTGGAGCTGATGGAATAGGATTATTTAGATGGGGTTTAACAAAGTTTTTTAATTTTTTAAGTGTGTATTAG
- the acs gene encoding acetate--CoA ligase: MDKTEKSTDQQKLANHNGDQVVSPNNKVIERAIVKDWDREIQKGEDIEKYWAMEAEQLDWFKKWDEVLDESEKPYYKWFVGGKINLAYNAIDRWIKTEKRNKIAILYTNERGDEIKLTYYELYREINKMANALLNLGIKKGDTVSMYLPMCPELVISMLACTKIGAVHSAIYSGLSSVAVVERINDIKSKVVITADGTYRRGKIINLKSVIDEAMLQCPTVQTVVLVNHTGRYNDVADLRGNEIFYERLIEGEGDSCYNEVMDAEDPLFILYTSGSTGKPKGVLHTTGGYMVGIATTLRNVFDIHDNDLWWSTGDAGWITGHSYTIYAPLLLGSTTLIYEGAPDFPDPGVWWKIVEKYGVTKFYTAPTAIRHLMRFGKKYTKLYNLDSLKILGSVGEPINYEAWKWMYEEIGKCRTPIMDTWWQTETGMHMIAPMPVADLKPGSATKPLPGVNIAIVDEEGAEVKKGKKGYLVITKPWPSMFRSLYNDEERFEEVYWNHFPDGYYKTGDMARMDEDGYIWIEGRSDDVLKIAGHRVGAVEVESAFNSHPSVNETAVIGKEDPVKGQLIKAFLILNNGYDLDLPFKDGSNTMLREELKRHVRHSLGPVAVLGEMVSVDSLPKTKSGKIMRRILKAKEAGEDLGDTSTLDDL; encoded by the coding sequence ATGGATAAAACTGAAAAAAGTACTGATCAGCAAAAATTAGCTAATCATAATGGAGATCAAGTTGTTTCACCGAATAATAAAGTAATAGAAAGAGCTATTGTAAAAGATTGGGATAGAGAAATTCAAAAAGGAGAAGACATCGAGAAATACTGGGCAATGGAAGCAGAACAATTGGACTGGTTTAAAAAATGGGATGAAGTTCTCGATGAAAGTGAAAAACCGTATTATAAATGGTTTGTTGGAGGTAAAATAAACCTCGCTTACAATGCTATTGATAGATGGATTAAAACAGAAAAAAGAAATAAAATAGCTATTCTCTATACAAATGAACGTGGGGACGAAATTAAGCTAACTTACTATGAACTTTATCGTGAAATAAATAAAATGGCTAATGCTCTTCTTAATTTAGGAATTAAAAAAGGAGATACTGTCTCAATGTATCTTCCAATGTGTCCAGAACTAGTTATATCTATGTTAGCTTGTACAAAAATTGGTGCAGTTCACAGTGCTATTTATTCAGGACTCTCATCAGTAGCAGTAGTTGAAAGAATCAATGATATTAAATCTAAAGTTGTGATAACTGCTGATGGAACATATAGGCGTGGAAAAATCATTAACCTCAAATCTGTTATTGACGAAGCTATGTTACAATGTCCAACTGTTCAAACAGTAGTACTTGTAAACCATACTGGCCGATATAATGATGTAGCAGACCTTAGGGGAAATGAAATATTTTATGAACGTTTAATTGAAGGTGAAGGTGATTCTTGCTACAATGAAGTAATGGATGCTGAAGATCCTTTATTTATTCTCTATACTTCTGGAAGTACTGGAAAACCAAAGGGAGTTTTACATACTACTGGTGGGTATATGGTTGGAATAGCTACTACACTTCGAAATGTCTTTGATATTCATGATAATGATCTTTGGTGGTCAACTGGAGATGCTGGTTGGATTACTGGCCATAGCTATACTATTTATGCTCCACTACTTTTAGGTTCAACTACATTAATTTATGAAGGAGCTCCAGACTTCCCAGATCCTGGTGTATGGTGGAAAATTGTTGAAAAATATGGTGTTACTAAATTCTATACTGCACCTACAGCTATCAGACATTTAATGCGATTTGGTAAAAAATACACTAAACTTTATAATCTTGATTCATTAAAGATTCTTGGAAGTGTTGGTGAACCAATAAACTATGAAGCATGGAAATGGATGTATGAAGAGATTGGAAAATGCAGAACTCCTATTATGGATACTTGGTGGCAAACAGAAACTGGTATGCATATGATTGCTCCAATGCCAGTAGCTGATTTAAAACCAGGTTCAGCTACAAAACCTCTGCCTGGTGTTAATATAGCTATTGTAGATGAAGAAGGTGCCGAAGTTAAAAAAGGTAAGAAAGGTTATTTAGTTATTACAAAACCATGGCCTTCAATGTTTAGATCTCTTTATAATGATGAAGAGAGATTTGAGGAAGTTTACTGGAATCATTTCCCAGATGGATATTATAAAACTGGTGATATGGCTCGTATGGATGAAGATGGCTATATTTGGATTGAAGGAAGATCTGATGATGTTTTAAAGATTGCTGGTCATAGAGTAGGGGCTGTTGAAGTTGAAAGTGCTTTTAATAGTCATCCTTCTGTTAATGAAACAGCTGTTATTGGTAAAGAGGATCCTGTTAAGGGACAGCTTATTAAAGCATTTTTAATTCTTAATAATGGCTATGATTTAGATTTACCATTTAAAGATGGTTCTAATACTATGTTAAGAGAAGAATTAAAACGTCATGTTAGACATTCTCTTGGCCCAGTAGCTGTTCTTGGTGAAATGGTATCTGTAGATAGTCTTCCAAAAACAAAAAGTGGAAAAATAATGAGAAGAATTCTTAAAGCTAAAGAAGCTGGTGAAGACCTAGGTGATACTTCTACATTAGATGATTTATAA
- a CDS encoding metal-dependent transcriptional regulator — MSNKELSENIEEYLEVLYKYGDKETYVSTTKISKMLEIAPGSVTQMLKKLEDLGYINYIPYKGANLSDKGFKVAQKITRKHRILEKFLTDVLKVKPENVHIQACDMEHSLSDEAERAMCHILEHPDFCPDEKPIPPCDFDFSSCQDCVNEEKDIEEIGVRKSNLISIVDLYTNEKAEVSFIRGNSDVLKKLMSLGIAIGTQVKLNEIDENKSSLNISVNGTDINLPGNIANNIFVSIL; from the coding sequence ATGTCAAATAAAGAGCTTAGTGAGAATATAGAGGAATATTTAGAAGTTTTATATAAATATGGAGATAAAGAAACCTATGTTTCAACAACAAAAATTTCTAAAATGTTAGAGATAGCTCCTGGTAGTGTTACTCAGATGCTAAAAAAATTAGAAGATTTAGGTTATATTAACTATATTCCATATAAAGGTGCTAACTTATCAGATAAAGGATTTAAAGTAGCTCAAAAAATCACAAGAAAACATAGAATACTTGAAAAATTCCTCACTGATGTATTAAAAGTAAAACCTGAAAATGTCCATATACAAGCTTGTGATATGGAACATTCATTGTCAGATGAAGCTGAAAGAGCAATGTGTCACATATTAGAACACCCTGATTTTTGTCCAGATGAAAAACCAATTCCTCCATGTGATTTTGATTTTAGCTCTTGTCAAGATTGTGTAAATGAAGAAAAAGACATTGAAGAAATTGGTGTGAGAAAGTCTAATTTAATTTCAATTGTAGATCTTTATACTAATGAAAAAGCTGAAGTTTCATTTATTAGAGGCAATTCTGATGTTTTAAAGAAGCTAATGTCATTAGGTATAGCTATTGGAACTCAAGTCAAACTCAATGAAATAGATGAAAATAAATCTTCTTTGAATATTTCTGTTAATGGAACAGACATAAATCTTCCAGGAAATATAGCTAATAATATCTTTGTAAGTATTTTATAA